One segment of Cydia fagiglandana chromosome 12, ilCydFagi1.1, whole genome shotgun sequence DNA contains the following:
- the LOC134669252 gene encoding alpha-tocopherol transfer protein-like: MEDPQKRLEEQVMELKEWVAKHPHVAKDMDDKLLRRFLHSCYYDMQKTQKTVEEFCNLRADTPEIFGDRDPLGKRVKQAFQYVNLAFVPISGNRRLWIFQINDPGFQKFEHVEFLRTVILAFDAWLLEESCLQEVDLTLFDAKDISLKIFWKIHLSLQKKLIKYQEEAMPIRIKQMHMVNAPSFMDKLYAILKPFMSKEMSEVLHFHTPNSDTLFEYFSKDDLPKDLGGNLDSLEVYNKRIIDLIHKHSDALKNDGLWKTPKK; the protein is encoded by the exons ATGGAGGACCCGCAAAAACGATTGGAAGAACAAGTTATGGAGCTGAAAGAATGGGTCGCGAAGCATCCACACGTAGCCAAAGATATGG ATGATAAACTACTCAGAAGGTTCTTGCACAGTTGCTACTACGATATGCAAAAAACACAGAAAACTGTGGAGGAGTTCTGTAACTTGCGCGCCGACACTCCAGAGATTTTCGGCGATCGAGACCCATTAGGAAAACGCGTGAAGCAAGCGTTTCAATACGT AAACCTTGCATTCGTTCCCATATCGGGAAACAGACGCCTGTGGATCTTCCAAATCAATGACCCAGGTTTCCAAAAGTTTGAACATGTTGAATTCTTGCGTACCGTTATTCTGGCCTTCGATGCGTGGTTGCTTGAGGAAAGCTGTTTACAGGAAGTAGATTTGACGCTTTTTGATGCCAAGGATATAAGCTTGAAGATTTTCTGGAAAATACATTTATCTTTACAGAAGAAACTAATCAAGTATCAGGAG GAAGCCATGCCGATACGGATAAAGCAAATGCACATGGTAAATGCGCCGTCATTCATGGacaaactatatgcaatattaAAACCATTTATGAGCAAGGAAATGAGTGAAGTA CTTCATTTCCACACGCCGAACTCAGACACCCTGTTCGAATACTTCAGCAAGGACGACCTACCCAAGGACTTAGGCGGGAACCTCGACAGTTTAGAAGTTTACAATAAAAGAATAATTGACCTCATCCACAAACATAG TGATGCGTTGAAAAATGATGGCTTATGGAAAACTCCCAAGAAATAG